A DNA window from Vigna angularis cultivar LongXiaoDou No.4 chromosome 1, ASM1680809v1, whole genome shotgun sequence contains the following coding sequences:
- the LOC108332327 gene encoding 40S ribosomal protein S15a, whose translation MVRVSVLNDALKSMYNAEKRGKRQVMIRPSSKVIIKFLLVMQKHGYIGEFEYVDDHRAGKIVVELNGRLNKCGVISPRFDVGVKDIEPWTARLLPSRQFGYIVLTTSAGIMDHEEARRKNVGGKVLGFFY comes from the exons ATGGTGAGGGTTAGTGTCTTGAACGATGCTCTCAAGAGCATGTACAATGCCGAGAAAAGGGGGAAGCGTCAAGTCATGATTAGGCCATCCTCCAAAGTTATTATTAAATTCCTTCTGGTGATGCAAAAGCACG GATACATCGGAGAGTTTGAGTATGTTGATGACCACAGGGCTGGTAAAATCGTGGTTGAGTTGAACGGTAGATTGAACAAGTGTGGGGTTATTAGTCCCCGTTTTGATGTGGGTGTCAAAGACATAGAACCTTGGACTGCTAGGCTTCTCCCCTCAAGACAG TTTGGGTATATTGTATTGACAACCTCTGCTGGCATTATGGATCATGAAGAGGCCAGGAGGAAAAATGTTGGTGGTAAGGTACTGGGTTTCTTCTACTAg